A window of Cucurbita pepo subsp. pepo cultivar mu-cu-16 chromosome LG06, ASM280686v2, whole genome shotgun sequence contains these coding sequences:
- the LOC111796669 gene encoding vacuolar protein sorting-associated protein 53 A translates to MDKSSALEYINQMFPTEASLSGVEPLMQKIHNEIRRVDAGILAAVRQQSSSGTKAKEDLAAATSAVEELMSKIREIKTKAEQSETMVQEICRDIKKLDFAKKHITTTITALHRLTMLVSAVEQLQVMASKRQYKEAAAQLEAVNQLCSHFEAYRDNPKITELREKFKNIKQILKSHVFSDFSSLGTGKEKEETNLLQQLSDACFVVDALEPSVREELVNNFCSRELTSYEQIFEGAELAKLDKTERRYAWIKRRMRTNEEIWKIFPPSWHVPYRLCIQFCKKTRKQLEDILDNLKEKPDVATLLLALQRTLEFEDELAEKFGGGAQGKENRNEIEEFGREDNNSQNVSDIRKKYEKKLAVHQGPETDEKDGIKEMSVPGAGFNFRGIVSSCFEPHLTVYIELEEKTLMENLEKLVQEETWDIDEGSQSNVLSSSMQLFLIIKRSLKRCSALTKNQTLLNLFKVFQRVLKAYATKLLARLPKGGSGFVAAATGMDGQIKTSDKDEKVICYIVNSAEYCHKTSGELAESVQKIIDTQLVDGVDMSEVQDEFSAVITKALVTLVHGLETKFDSEMAAMTRVPWGTLESVGDQSEYVNGINMILTTSIPVLGRLLSPLYFQFFLDKLASSLGPRFYANIFKCKQISETGAQQMLLDTQAVKTILLDIPSLGRQTSGAASYSKFVSREMSKAEALLKVILSPIDSVADTYRALLPEGTPMEFQRILELKGFKKADQQSILDDFNKHGPGITQPSVSPSVPPIASAAPPAPTITSPTVGLMASREDVLTRAAALGRGAATTGFKRFLALTEAAKDRKDGPFRKLFNP, encoded by the exons ATGGACAAGTCAAGCGCTTTGGAATACATTAACCAGATGTTCCCCACAG AGGCGTCGTTATCTGGTGTGGAGCCACTTATGCAAAAGATACATAATGAAATACGTCGTGTAGATGCTGGAATTTTAGCAGCTGTCCGCCAACAG AGTAGTTCAGGGACGAAAGCAAAGGAAGATCTTGCTGCTGCTACATCAGCTGTAGAG GAGCTCATGTCCAAAATTCgagaaataaaaactaaagCTGAACAGAGTGAGACAATGGTTCAAGAGATTTGTCGTGATATTAAGAAGTTGGACTTTGCAAAGAAACATATTACAACAACAATAACTGCTCTTCATCGTCTGACCATGTTGG TCTCAGCTGTTGAGCAGCTCCAAGTAATGGCTTCAAAACGACAGTACAAAGAGGCAGCTGCACAGTTGGAG GCAGTAAACCAATTATGCAGTCATTTTGAAGCCTATAGGGATAATCCAAAGATCACAGAGCTAAGGGAGAAGTTCAAGAATATTAAACAAATTCTGAAATCGCATGTATTTTCTGACTTCTCAAG CTTAGGTACtgggaaagagaaagaagaaactaaTTTACTTCAGCAATTGTCTGATGCTTGCTTTGTCGTTGATGCTCTGGAGCCATCTGTGAGGGAAGAGTTGGTGAATAATTTTTGCAGCCGGGAGCTCACATCTTACGAACAGATATTTGAAGGAGCAG AATTGGCAAAGTTGGATAAAACTGAACGAAGATATGCATGGATAAAGCGTCGTATGAGAACAAATGAAGAGATATGGAAAATTTTTCCTCCTTCATGGCATGTCCCATATCGTCTTTGTATCCAGTTCTGTAAGAAAACAAG AAAACAACTTGAGGACATCCTGGATAATCTGAAAGAAAAGCCAGATGTTGCGACTTTATTGCTG GCACTACAGCGAACTCtagaatttgaagatgaattGGCAGAGAAGTTTGGAGGAGGTGCTCAAGGGAAGGAGAACAGAAATGAAATTGAGGAATTTGGCAGAGAAGATAATAATAGTCAAAATGTTTCAGACATAAGAAAAAAGTATGAGAAGAAGCTGGCTGTACATCAAGGACCAGAGACTGAT GAAAAGGATGGAATCAAAGAAATGTCGGTGCCTGGAGCTGGG TTCAACTTTCGGGGAATCGTCTCTTCTTGCTTTGAACCTCACTTGACAGTTTACATAGAACTAGAAGAGAAGACATTAATGGAGAATTTGGAAAAACTTGTTCAG GAAGAAACATGGGACATTGATGAAGGAAGTCAGAGCAATGTTCTATCAAGTAGCATGCAG TTGTTTCTGATAATAAAAAGGAGCTTGAAGAGGTGCAGTGCCTTGACTAAGAACCAAACATTACTCAATTTGTTCAAG GTATTCCAGAGAGTCCTAAAAGCTTATGCTACCAAGCTTCTTGCAAGACTTCCAAAGGGTGGCTCGGGATTTGTTGCAGCAGCTACTGGCATGGATGGACAGATAAAG ACTTCTGACAAGGATGAAAAAGTTATCTGTTACATAGTCAATTCAGCTGAATATTGCCACAAGACA TCTGGTGAATTGGCTGAAAGTGTGCAAAAGATAATTGATACTCAACTAGTGGATGGCGTAGATATGTCAGAGGTGCAG GATGAATTCTCAGCAGTAATAACGAAAGCGTTGGTCACCTTGGTTCATGGTCTGGAAACTAAATTTGATTCAGAAATGGCAGCAATGACTCGCGTTCCATGGGGTACTCTTGAAAGTGTGGGTGACCAATCAGA GTATGTAAATGGCATCAATATGATTCTCACAACCAGCATTCCCGTTCTTGGTAGACTTCTCTCACCTCTTTACTTCCAGTTCTTCTTGGACAAG CTTGCGTCATCTCTTGGTCCACGCTTCTATGCCAACATCTTCAAGTGCAAGCAAATATCAGAAACTGGAGCTCAACAA ATGCTTTTGGACACTCAAGCTGTGAAAACAATTCTTCTCGACATTCCTTCCCTTGGTCGACAG ACTTCAGGTGCCGCTAGctattcaaaatttgtaaGCCGTGAGATGAGCAAAGCTGAAGCTCTTTTGAAG GTTATACTGTCTCCCATTGATTCTGTGGCAGATACATATCGTGCACTATTGCCAGAAGGAACACCGATGGAGTTTCAGCGAATTTTGGAACTTAAG GGATTTAAGAAAGCCGATCAGCAAAGCATACTCGACGATTTCAACAAACACGGGCCAGGGATCACGCAGCCTTCGGTGTCACCATCAGTTCCACCGATTGCCTCGGCCGCCCCTCCAGCTCCTACAATTACCAGTCCTACAGTCGGGCTTATGGCATCCAGGGAGGATGTCCTGACTAGAGCAGCTGCACTAGGACGCGGAGCTGCCACCACTGGATTCAAAAGGTTCCTGGCTCTTACCGAAGCTGCAAAAGACAGGAAAGATGGACCTTTCAGAAAACTTTTCAACCCTTGA
- the LOC111797609 gene encoding DEAD-box ATP-dependent RNA helicase 53, mitochondrial-like, with the protein MDLCLQTTMSAVLLRRTTALAASRGRVSSTLLSPIANFLASRVGVNGSVIPAAEFGNFSCIGVMERPSGFGFQSRGFHAVSRPLNFRASLVSLAEFAVEECVEVSSSRSGDEGLEIGKLGIAPEIVSALEKKGITKLFPIQRAVLEPAMQGRDMIGRARTGTGKTLAFGIPILDKIIQFNAKKGKGRNPLALVLAPTRELARQVEKEFEEAAPSLDMICVYGGTPISSQMRQLGYGVDIAVGTPGRLIDLLNRGSLNLSEVKFVVLDEADQMLQVGFQEDVEKILERLPRKRQSMMFSATMPSWIRKLSQNYLTNPLTVDLVGDSDQKLADGISLFSIVADMRGKASIIGPLIAEHAKGGKCIVFTQTKRDADRLAYAMARKFKCEALHGDISQSQRERTLSGFRAGRFNVLVATDVAARGLDIPNVDLVIHFELPNNTEIFVHRSGRTGRAGKKGSAILIHTQSQSRAVRVIEREVGCRFNELPRITVEDGAHVDMFSERGVGGRFSSSGGFRDPRTNDSGRTGSQRGPSFRRSGDYDNSSFGRSSGRDSFGAKGRNGGHTSGGFSSFGARKSNNAGDFRSSGSRRSGGFGDFDFDSGRSSGRKSRNSGLFGDDDMEANQSSRRRKF; encoded by the exons ATGGATTTGTGCTTACAGACGACGATGAGTGCAGTTCTTCTACGGAGAACCACTGCCTTAGCGGCCTCCAGAGGTAGAGTTAGTTCCACTTTGTTATCCCCAATTGCCAACTTTTTAGCGTCTCGTGTGGGTGTTAATGGCAGCGTTATACCTGCTGCTGAGTTTGGTAATTTCTCCTGCATTGGGGTGATGGAGAGGCCTTCGGGTTTTGGTTTTCAATCGAGGGGATTTCATGCGGTTTCTCGGCCGTTGAATTTCAGGGCGTCGTTGGTTTCCCTGGCGGAGTTTGCGGTGGAGGAGTGTGTTGAGGTTAGTAGTAGTAGAAGCGGCGATGAAGGACTCGAGATTGGAAAGCTAGGGATCGCGCCGGAGATCGTCTCTGCTTTGGAGAAGAAGGGTATAACTAAGCTCTTTCCGATTCAG AGGGCCGTGCTAGAACCAGCAATGCAAGGGCGTGACATGATTGGTCGTGCTAGAACTGGAACAGGAAAAACTCTTGCTTTTGGAATTCCCATCTTGGACAAAATCATTCAGTTCAATGCAAAGAAGGG aaaaggaagaaacccGTTGGCCCTGGTTCTAGCTCCAACAAGGGAACTTGCTCGGCAGgttgaaaaagaatttgaagaggCTGCTCCTAGCCTGGACATGATCTGTGTTTATGGGGGGACACCGATTTCAAGCCAAATGAGGCAGCTTGGCTATGGCGTTGATATCGCTGTTGGCACACCTGGTCGCTTGATTGATCTTCTTAATAGGGGTTCTCTAAATTTATCAGAAGTCAagtttgttgttcttgatGAAGCAGACCAGATGCTTCAAGTAGGCTTTCAAGaggatgttgagaagatcTTGGAGAGGTTACCTCGGAAACGTCAGAGTATGATGTTCTCTGCAACAATGCCCTCTTGGATCAGAAAACTATCTCAAAATTACCTAACCAATCCGCTAACTGTTGATCTT GTTGGAGATTCTGATCAGAAATTGGCAGATGGAATTAGCTTATTCTCAATTGTTGCAGACATGCGCGGAAAAGCATCAATAATTGGACCTCTAATAGCA GAACATGCTAAAGGCGGAAAGTGTATTGTTTTCACTCAAACAAAACGTGATGCCGATAGATTAGCCTATGCAATGGCAAGGAAATTTAAATGTGAAGCTTTGCATGGAGATATTTCACAGAGTCAGAGAGAAAGAACTCTTTCGGGTTTTAGAGCTGGACGTTTCAACGTTCTAGTTGCAACTGATGTTGCAGCAAGGGGTCTCGATATACCGAATGTTGATCTC GTAATACATTTTGAGCTTCCAAACAACACAGAGATATTTGTCCATAGATCAGGTCGCACAGGTCGTGCTGGTAAGAAAGGCAGTGCTATTCTTATTCACACACAGAGTCAGTCAAGGGCTGTAAGAGTGATTGAGCGTGAAGTGGGATGCAGATTTAATGAG CTTCCAAGGATTACTGTTGAGGATGGTGCTCATGTGGATATGTTCAGTGAAAGGGGTGTCGGTGGTCGATTTAGCTCTTCTGGAGGATTTCGGGATCCTCGAACAAATGATTCAGGTCGAACTGGCAGCCAGAGAGGTCCAAGTTTCAGGCGTTCAGGAGATTATGATAATTCCAGTTTTGGCCGTTCAAGTGGTAGGGATTCTTTTGGGGCAAAGGGTAGAAACGGTGGACATACCTCTGGTGGTTTCAGTTCATTTGGTGCTCGTAAGTCCAACAATGCAGGAGATTTTCGTAGTTCTGGGTCTCGACGTTCTGGTGGGTTTGGAgactttgattttgattcagGTCGTAGTTCGGGAAGGAAGTCTAGAAACTCTGGCTTATTTGGTGACGACGATATGGAAGCAAATCAGAGCAGTAGGAGAAGGAAATTTTAA
- the LOC111797748 gene encoding N-acetyl-D-glucosamine kinase-like, with protein sequence MKRCRNGELWDFEHEILGGDDIILGIDGGTTSTVCVCIALSDPRAISPSMACPMLARVVGGCSNHNSVGETAARETLEQVMAEALSKSCSIRSSVRAVCLAVSGVNHPTDQERILNWLRDIFPCHVNLYVQNDAVAALASGTMGKLHGCVLIAGTGTIAYGFTEDGREARAAGAGPILGDWGSGYGIAAQALTAIIRAHDGRGPHTMLTYSILKTLDLSSPDELIGWTYADPSWARIAALVPVIVACAEAGDEVADNILLDSVEELASSVKAVIQRLGLAGEDGQEAFPLVMVGGVLEAKRRWDIAKKVINSISKEYPGVLPVWPKVEPALGAALLAWNFLSKDYQQEGI encoded by the exons ATGAAGAGGTGTAGAAATGGCGAACTCTGGGATTTTGAGCACGAGATTCTTGGCGGAGATGATATTATACTTGGAATCGACGGCGGCACCACTTCCACTGTTTGTGTTTGTATTGCTCTTTCCGATCCTCGAGCTATTTCTCCTTCAATGGCTTGTCCTATGCTCGCTCGTGTTGTTGGTGGCTGCTCAAACCATAATAGCGTTGGCG AAACTGCTGCGAGGGAAACACTGGAGCAAGTTATGGCGGAGGCACTTTCAAAGTCTTGTTCAATTCGATCTTCAGTTCGAGCTGTGTGCCTAGCTGTTTCTGGAGTCAACCATCCAACGGATCAAGAAAGAATTCTGAATTGGCTAAG GGATATCTTTCCGTGCCATGTAAACCTGTATGTTCAAAATGATGCTGTGGCGGCTCTTGCAAGTGGCACTATGGGAAAGCTCCATGGATGCGTTTTAATTGCTGGAACTGGAACAATTGCATATGGATTCACAGAGGATGGTCGAGAAGCTCGAGCTGCTGGTGCAGGACCAATCTTAGGTGATTGGGGAAG TGGATATGGGATAGCTGCACAGGCGTTAACCGCAATAATTAGGGCTCATGATGGACGTGGTCCTCATACAATGCTCACTTACAGCATTTTGAAGACACTTGATCTTTCTTCACCAGATGAACTAATAGG gTGGACATATGCGGATCCATCCTGGGCTCGAATTGCTGCTCTCGTTCCAGTTATTGTAGCATGTGCTGAGGCAGGCGATGAGGTTGCTGACAACATCCTCCTCGACTCAGTTGAAGAATTGGCTTCAAGTGTGAAGGCTGTTATTCAAAGACTCGGCCTGGCTGGTGAAG ATGGACAAGAGGCTTTTCCGCTTGTTATGGTTGGTGGTGTACTCGAAGCAAAAAGAAGGTGGGACATAGCAAAAAAAGTCATAAATTCAATATCCAAAGAATACCCCGGAGTTCTTCCTGTTTGGCCCAAG GTGGAACCGGCACTTGGTGCAGCATTACTAGCCTGGAATTTTTTGAGCAAGGATTATCAGCAGGAAGGAATATAG